One part of the Rutidosis leptorrhynchoides isolate AG116_Rl617_1_P2 chromosome 1, CSIRO_AGI_Rlap_v1, whole genome shotgun sequence genome encodes these proteins:
- the LOC139886360 gene encoding DUF21 domain-containing protein At4g33700-like isoform X1, protein MAVEYECCELQFFIHIVIIMLLVLFAGLMSGLTLGLMSLSLVDLEVLAKSGTPKDRRYADKILPVVKRQHLLLCTLLICNAAAMEALPIFLDTLVTAWGAILISVTLILLFGEIIPQSVCTRYGLAIGASVAPFVHILVWLCFPVAYPISKLLDYLLGHEHVALFRRAELKTLVNLHGNEAGRGGELTHDETTIIAGALELTEKTASDAMTPLSDTFSVDLDAKLDRNLMKLILEKGHSRVPIYYEQPTNIIGLVLVKNLLTIHPEDEVPVKSVTIRRIPKVPECLPLYDILNEFQKGHSHMAVVVKRCNKAATKSLTSDVKKDVRVDIDGDDRGKSSRENSLKSKRSMQKWKSLPNNGSSNSYRGSFRSKKWNKDMYSDILEIGGKPLPQLIEEEEEAVGIITMEDVIEELLQEEIFDETDHHFEDS, encoded by the exons ATGGCGGTGGAGTATGAGTGTTGTGAATTACAGTTTTTTATACATATAGTGATCATAATGCTTTTAGTCTTATTTGCCGGTTTGATGTCTGGACTTACTTTAGGGCTTATGTCTTTGAGTCTTGTTGATCTTGAAGTTCTTGCCAAATCCGGTACTCCTAAAGATCGTAGATACGCAG ACAAGATATTACCTGTGGTTAAAAGACAACATTTACTCCTTTGTACTCTACTTATTTGCAATGCTGCTGCAATGGAG GCACTTCCTATTTTCCTTGATACTTTGGTCACAGCATGGGGTGCTATTCTCATTTCAGTCACATTAATACTTTTGTTTGGTGAA ATCATACCGCAGTCTGTATGTACCAGGTACGGACTAGCTATTGGGGCTTCTGTGGCTCCATTTGTGCATATTCTTGTTTGGCTTTGTTTTCCCGTTGCATATCCAATAAGTAAG CTACTAGACTATTTGTTGGGCCATGAACATGTTGCTCTTTTCCGAAGAGCCGAGTTAAAGACACTAGTCAATTTGCATGGTAATGAG GCAGGAAGGGGAGGAGAACTAACGCATGATGAGACAACAATAATTGCCGGAGCCCTTGAACTGACAGAAAAGACAGCCAGTGATGCAATGACTCCTCTATCAGACACTTTCTCGGTCGATTTAGATGCCAAACTTGACAG GAACTTAATGAAGTTAATCCTGGAGAAAGGACACAGCAGAGTACCTATTTATTACGAGCAACCTACAAACATTATTGGACTTGTCCTG GTAAAAAATTTGTTGACCATACATCCTGAAGATGAAGTACCTGTCAAATCGGTCACAATTCGTAGGATTCCCAA ggTTCCAGAATGTCTTCCATTGTATGATATCTTGAATGAGTTTCAGAAAGGTCACAGCCACATGGCTGTTGTGGTGAAACGGTGTAATAAGGCTGCCACCAAGAGTCTGACGTCCG ATGTGAAAAAGGATGTGCGAGTAGACATTGATGGCGATGATAGGGGTAAATCGTCCAGGGAGAATAGCTTGAAGTCAAAAAGGTCGATGCAAAAATGGAAGAGTTTACCCAACAATGGCAGCAGCAACTCATACAGAGGTAGCTTCAGGAGTAAGAAGTGGAATAAAGACATGTACTCGGATATTTTAGAGATAGGGGGAAAACCGCTTCCTCAACtcatagaagaagaagaagaagctgtTGGTATAATAACAATGGAAGATGTGATCGAAGAGTTACTGCAG GAAGAAATATTTGATGAAACGGATCACCACTTTGAAGACTCATAA
- the LOC139886360 gene encoding DUF21 domain-containing protein At4g33700-like isoform X2 yields the protein MSLSLVDLEVLAKSGTPKDRRYADKILPVVKRQHLLLCTLLICNAAAMEALPIFLDTLVTAWGAILISVTLILLFGEIIPQSVCTRYGLAIGASVAPFVHILVWLCFPVAYPISKLLDYLLGHEHVALFRRAELKTLVNLHGNEAGRGGELTHDETTIIAGALELTEKTASDAMTPLSDTFSVDLDAKLDRNLMKLILEKGHSRVPIYYEQPTNIIGLVLVKNLLTIHPEDEVPVKSVTIRRIPKVPECLPLYDILNEFQKGHSHMAVVVKRCNKAATKSLTSDVKKDVRVDIDGDDRGKSSRENSLKSKRSMQKWKSLPNNGSSNSYRGSFRSKKWNKDMYSDILEIGGKPLPQLIEEEEEAVGIITMEDVIEELLQEEIFDETDHHFEDS from the exons ATGTCTTTGAGTCTTGTTGATCTTGAAGTTCTTGCCAAATCCGGTACTCCTAAAGATCGTAGATACGCAG ACAAGATATTACCTGTGGTTAAAAGACAACATTTACTCCTTTGTACTCTACTTATTTGCAATGCTGCTGCAATGGAG GCACTTCCTATTTTCCTTGATACTTTGGTCACAGCATGGGGTGCTATTCTCATTTCAGTCACATTAATACTTTTGTTTGGTGAA ATCATACCGCAGTCTGTATGTACCAGGTACGGACTAGCTATTGGGGCTTCTGTGGCTCCATTTGTGCATATTCTTGTTTGGCTTTGTTTTCCCGTTGCATATCCAATAAGTAAG CTACTAGACTATTTGTTGGGCCATGAACATGTTGCTCTTTTCCGAAGAGCCGAGTTAAAGACACTAGTCAATTTGCATGGTAATGAG GCAGGAAGGGGAGGAGAACTAACGCATGATGAGACAACAATAATTGCCGGAGCCCTTGAACTGACAGAAAAGACAGCCAGTGATGCAATGACTCCTCTATCAGACACTTTCTCGGTCGATTTAGATGCCAAACTTGACAG GAACTTAATGAAGTTAATCCTGGAGAAAGGACACAGCAGAGTACCTATTTATTACGAGCAACCTACAAACATTATTGGACTTGTCCTG GTAAAAAATTTGTTGACCATACATCCTGAAGATGAAGTACCTGTCAAATCGGTCACAATTCGTAGGATTCCCAA ggTTCCAGAATGTCTTCCATTGTATGATATCTTGAATGAGTTTCAGAAAGGTCACAGCCACATGGCTGTTGTGGTGAAACGGTGTAATAAGGCTGCCACCAAGAGTCTGACGTCCG ATGTGAAAAAGGATGTGCGAGTAGACATTGATGGCGATGATAGGGGTAAATCGTCCAGGGAGAATAGCTTGAAGTCAAAAAGGTCGATGCAAAAATGGAAGAGTTTACCCAACAATGGCAGCAGCAACTCATACAGAGGTAGCTTCAGGAGTAAGAAGTGGAATAAAGACATGTACTCGGATATTTTAGAGATAGGGGGAAAACCGCTTCCTCAACtcatagaagaagaagaagaagctgtTGGTATAATAACAATGGAAGATGTGATCGAAGAGTTACTGCAG GAAGAAATATTTGATGAAACGGATCACCACTTTGAAGACTCATAA
- the LOC139886362 gene encoding fatty acid amide hydrolase-like, whose protein sequence is MGKKIVMLPAAEVDLAKVKYNPGEIEAPDMTGIWLRIFVMLLEMPLIGSVILSYLKKQNKIQEMLRETVIPEPPMFRPEYPPQEQEPGVVCLEEEDEKSQDRVESAIRCLPQYEPAASRWSCDMPLASSFRYWKIRDYAYAYRSKITTPSMVGEYIISAIDVFSNKKPPAPLLVSFIAEDVRKQAAASTQRFKEGKPLSALDGIFMAIKDDIDCYPHPSKGGTTWFHEVHRVEKDAVCVSRLRRCGVILVGKANMHEFGQGTTGNNINYGITRNPHDPQRYPGGSSSGPAAIVASGICSAALGTDGGGSVRIPSSLCGVVGLKTTFGRTDLKGALSSWGTIEVIGPIASSVEDIILVYAAILGASPADKISLRPSLPCLPDLSSSHENSCTLGSLRLGKYTEWFNDVFSPDISTKCESILNLLSETHGCQIVEVVIPELHQIRTSHLVSVGAESLASLRPHSHNGNDKKLTLDTRTNMALFQSFTASDYVAAQRLRRRAMYYHMEVFKTVDVIITPTTGMTAPVIRPQALKTGETNMKVTGNLMRFVLAENLLGLPAISVPVGYDNQGLPIGLQIIGRPWGEATILRLAAAFEELRDETKKPVSYFNILKGY, encoded by the exons ATGGGGAAGAAGATCGTTATGTTGCCTGCCGCAGAAGTAGATTTGGCAAAAGTCAAGTACAATCCCGGAGAAATAGAAG CTCCTGATATGACTGGAATATGGCTTCGGATCTTTGTTATGTTGCTTGAAATGCCGTTGATAGGTTCTGTTATACTTAGTTACTTGAAGAAACAGAACAAGATACAAGAA ATGCTAAGGGAGACTGTGATACCAGAACCACCAATGTTTCGACCCGAGTACCCTCCTCAAG AACAAGAACCAGGCGTGGTTTGTCTTGAAGAAGAAGACGAAAAATCTCAAGACAGAGTTGAGTCAGCCATTAGATGTCTTCCTCAATATGAGCCTGCTGCTAGCAGATGGAGTTGTGATATGCCGCTGGCCTCATCATTTCGTTACTGGAAGATTCGAGATTATGCATATGCCTACAGGTCAAAGATCACAACCCCATCGATG GTTGGAGAGTACATCATTTCTGCAATTGATGTATTCAGCAATAAAAAACCCCCGGCACCATTGTTGGTTTCTTTTATTGCCGAAGATGTAAGAAAACAGGCTGCAGCTTCAACCCAACGGTTTAAGGAAG GAAAACCGCTCTCGGCTTTGGATGGTATCTTCATGGCAATCAAGGATGATATAGATTGCTATCCGCATCCATCTAAGG GTGGTACGACATGGTTTCATGAGGTACACAGGGTTGAGAAGGATGCTGTTTGTGTATCGAGGTTAAGGAGGTGCGGAGTGATTTTGGTTGGGAAGGCTAATATGCATGAATTTGGACAAGGAACTACAGGAAATAACATAAACTATGG AATTACTCGGAATCCACATGATCCGCAGAGGTATCCAGGAGGATCATCGTCAGGACCAGCAGCTATTGTAGCATCTGGAATATGTTCAGCTGCTTTGGGAACAGATGGAGGAG GTTCAGTTCGTATTCCATCCTCTCTTTGTGGTGTGGTGGGATTAAAAACAACATTCGGACGTACTGACCTCAAAGG GGCGTTAAGTAGTTGGGGGACTATAGAAGTTATAGGACCAATTGCATCCAGCGTTGAGGATATCATACTGGT gtatgcaGCAATATTAGGAGCCTCTCCCGCTGACAAAATAAGCCTCAGACCT TCCCTTCCTTGTTTGCCTGATCTATCATCATCACATGAGAATTCTTGTACTCTGGGATCATTGCGATTGGGAAAGTACACAGAG TGGTTTAATGATGTCTTTTCACCTGACATTTCTACAAAGTGTGAAAGTATTCTTAACCTTCTATCAGAAACTCATGGCTGCCAA ATAGTGGAGGTTGTCATACCCGAGCTTCACCAGATACGAACGTCCCATCTTGTTTCAGTTGGTGCGGAATCATTAGCCTCACTACGACCTCACAGTCACAATGG GAACGATAAAAAACTTACACTGGACACACGGACGAATATGGCACTTTTCCAGTCATTCACGGCTTCAGACTATGTTGCTGCACAGCGTCTCAG ACGCAGGGCGATGTACTATCACATGGAGGTTTTTAAGACGGTAGACGTTATAATTACTCCGACAACTGG CATGACAGCTCCTGTAATTCGCCCACAGGCACTTAAGACGGGCGAGACAAATATGAAGGTAACAG GTAATCTGATGCGCTTTGTTCTAGCAGAAAATCTTCTTGGACTACCAGCCATCTCTGTACCT GTTGGTTATGATAACCAAGGCCTTCCCATCGGGTTACAGATCATAGGGCGCCCTTGGGGAGAAGCTACAATTTTGCGCTTGGCTGCTGCATTCGAG GAACTACGCGATGAGACGAAGAAGCCTGTATCATATTTCAACATTTTGAAGGGATACTGA